The following is a genomic window from Pseudophryne corroboree isolate aPseCor3 chromosome 3, aPseCor3.hap2, whole genome shotgun sequence.
cactttgcgtaatggagctttcacggccatgcgccttggcgcgtggtatgcgcatttacggtagggtttgtgagcgtgtagtgtgttattagaacattgcatatttaacccaaatagcgtacattttagaagtagttcccctagaccatgtcagcgagtattattagtttaaacagttcctggacaaaggGATTTGCCTtttcatgataggaagggtcagataaaggttggaaggtgatgtctagtatccagctgtagggtattttgagggtaacattccggtgttagttagagaaagatagcttgctcctgcgtatagttatgtacaaaagtagaatatgaacattaactgtatttactgtaaattacacatgcggcgggaatccagaggataccacccacaagagcagatggggaaagacatcgcccaccctttcaaatccacctatgacctttactgtaatgtagagacatgtccctgtgtccaatgaacaatgagattacagtgaacattgtattgtgtatgcatgttgtgtataaaaagaccactgttgcctggccggtcagaagactctgaacgctatctacctgatgagcggaggaccggattcgggttgcgcttgcgaatattctcacgtacgtacattctctgtagccattattctgtttagatttacttgttagcctgtagtgtatacattttattgtttttatcttttggaatcaaaccacggtggccttagaaccctgtggtttcaactacaaatcagtgttgtgttttcactttcctgcatgggctttaaagtagtttaacctgtttaatgtgtataagcattgttaaggtgtatgcactgcgggtactttgtatcgccagcgctacttaaggtttaaaggtataacatcattacagtactttactgttaagggttttaaGTGCAAGCATATTACATTATAtcgttaacaaggtttaaagtttattaattgtgtgtgcgctcgctgtgtgttttctgtacactcagcgcggcgtgtgtacgccaagtgcgtatcgcgtgcaggactctgtacgcaaatagcgtacaaagtgcgtagcacgtgcacgtagtctagcggctcaacggtaaaagtgtatttagaggtatagctttgcggtctaagataataccgacattatcactcAATTCCACTTGAGGCTCCTTCTGCGTCTGATTCCTTCCAAATGGAAGTGGTTACATCAGACAATTAAAATTCAGAATTTGGTCCTTCCTTTGGAAGTTtgtaggtcattagcctggtggctacagacgtcccaTCTGAACAAAGGGCGACCCTTTGGATCTCGGATTGGGAGATTCTGATAACGGACGCCAGCCTTTTGGCCTGGGGAGCCGTTTCAGAAAAGGGTTGCTTTTAGGGGcagtggaccaaagaagaaagttgcttGCCGATTAAATATATTGGAGCTTCGGGCCGTGCATCTGGCTCTCGCTCAGGCGAAGGACATTCTTCAGGAAAAGCCGGTGCAGATTCGTTCGGAAaatgcgacggcagtagtgtacctcaatcatcaaggaggaacgcgcagtcaaaaggcaatgaaggaggtaagtcgcacaCTAAGGTGGGCAGAATTTCATTATccggccttgtccgcagtattcattccgggaatcctaaactgggaagcagattttctcatgcgacacaccattcatgcaaacgaatgggctttacacccagaggtcttccagagcctggtagacaaatgggggttgccagagagagatctcatggcttcTTGGCAGAACTTCAAGGTGCCCACATACGGGGAGAGGAAGCCACATGGTCTTACGTCAATACATTCATTAGACTTTACGCCTTTGATGCCTCTCAGGACActgcattcgggcgaaggattctgtccaatcaggagcatcccctccaCTAAATGTTTGCTTTGGAACGTCCCAAGGTACCATGTGGACTACACTGTGGACCATGCAGGAGAAATATCGAGTTGTGATAGacctaccgttgataactctatttctccgaagTCTATAGTGTCCACGTGggttcccaccctgacgcacctgatttgaggatgctTATATTTACTAACCCCTTCCTTTTTGTAtggaagtgtgtatgtgtgttcttctcgcctgattagggttctctatgatgcttctgccttgagctttggaaaataactgaattgcctgagccaagaggcagggatataggggactggcctgttgcattctgggaggctgaaagctttgatcgttggtgccaatccgcttaaGATACCTCATATCCCAAGGTACCCTGTAGAcactgtggacttcggagaaagaGTTATCAAGGGTAGGTCTACCATAACTCTatttattactgcacagcccatgtcacctctagtaataccacatgatctcagtgttacctaaatgtatgcacaggcgatgttatgttactgcacagcccatgtcacctctagtaatcccacatgatctcagttttacctacatgtatgcacaggagatgttatattactgcacagcccatgtcacctctagtaatcccacttgatCTCTCAGTGTAGGTTGCACTCCAGTCCAAGCTTCCTAGTATTGTTAATTAAGCAGAAAAGCAATGATTGAAATATAGTACGGATTACAATGTcatttatagaattatatattgtaccatgtaacatcctgggtcttgtctactaATTTTATAgtgatttgccatttttttaccattATTCTTTACAAGATTAAAATTGTTACAGGAAAATtaatatttccataatgtattttatttccagcagatggacacaaaaGTAGgactatctcagaaggacatctaatgttatccccggattgggaaataaaagataatgacattatacaggattctccaggagctgaccccattaccccaattgtacatccagctctatcagctgatccctctgatcctgggaaatgttctcctgatcactctgatattggtgcatctgttacagctctgacagtagatacagtgtttccctgttctatagatgccaaatgttttacaccgaacacaaagcttattacccatcagtcaGCTAAGGcagatgagaggccatttccatgtgctgagtgtgggaaatgttttccatgcaactcagctcttgttgcacatctgagaattcacacaggtgagaggccatttccatgttctgtgtgtgggaaatgttttacatggaaatcagttcttgttacacatcagaaaactcacacaggtgagaggccatttccatgttctgagtgtgggaaatgttttacactgaaatcaaatcttgttaaacatgagagaagtcacacaggtgagaggccatttccatgttctgtgtgtgggaaatggttCACACACAAAtcgtatcttgttacacatcagagaagtcacacaggtgagaaaccatttccatgttctgagtgtgggaaatgtttcacacacaaatcagttcttgttacacatcagagaagtcacacaggtgataatccatttccatgttctgagtgtgggaaatgtttcacacacaaatcagttcttgttacacatcacagaagtcacacaggtgagaaaccatttaagtgttctgagtgtgggaaatgtttcacacacaaatcagttcttgttacacatcagagaagtcacacatgtgaaaaaccatttccatgttctgagtgtgggaaatgttttacagcgaAATCAAAACTTGTgatacatcagagaactcacacaggtgagaaaccatttaagtgttctgagtgtgggaaatgttttactaaggcatcatatcttgttatacatcagagaagtcacataggtgaggaaccattttcatgttctgagtgtgggaaatgttttactaaggcatcatatcttgttatacatcagagaagtcacacaggtaaggagcaattttcatgttctgagtgtgagaaatgttttgcaaataaatcagctcttgtaatacatcagagaagtcacacaggtgaaaaaccatttccatgttctgaatgtgggaaatgttttacatggaaatcagctcttgttatacatcagagacttCACACAGTTGTGAAGCCCtttgcatgttctgagtgtggaaaatgttataCTACTTCatcacagcttgttatacatcagagaaatcacactggtgagaaaccatttccatgttctgagtgtgggaaatgttttaaagcgaaatcacgtcttgttagacatcagagaagtcacacaggtgagaagcccttTGCATGCACTGAGTGTGGAAAATATTTTGctcagaaatcacatctgattagacatcagagaagtcacaggtgaggccatttgcatgttctgagtgagaaataaatcagctcttgatgCACACTGTAGACATCACACAGGTGGGGaagcattttaatcttctggagtagacTCGTCttcaccatttccctgcattgttccTTCAGGTGCTATTCTATGTCCtatgttttgttttttggattataaAATCTTCATTGAAGCATGAACATAAACTATTGAGGTATCTCGTTCCCTTTCCGTTGGGCACCAAATTTTTTAGTGTATTTGGTACTCCGATTTCCAGAGGATATATCCACTCTTTATTTGGTTAGTTTTACTTATTTTATTACTCAAATGTTGACTGATTTTGATAAATGGCGTCATTTGCCGTTATCCTATATCGGCCGTTGATGGTTTCCTTTCCCAGACTTCTTTACCCAATCCAGATGTTGCCTTTCCTTCTGACTGACCGTGATGTTGCACATATTAATAGGGCTATAACCAAATTAATATCGTCTGGTAAACGCCCCAGGATATCACTGTATAAATTGCAGCAGCCATTGCTGGGAGGCATTAACTTCCAGAATGTTCAGGCTTATGCCCTGGCATCTAACCTACGATATGCACTGGATTGGGTAAGGAGTGTGGACAATTATGTTTGTTATTCTCTTGATCAAGCGTTTCTTTCTGCTGTTACTTTGGATGCCTTATTACATTTACCGATAACTTATTTTCCAGTGGAACTATGCAATAATCCATTACTCTACTCTACTCTATaccctatatttctcttacgtcctagaggatgctggggtccacattagtaccatggggcatagacgggtcccttaggagccgtgggcactttaagagtttaatagtgtgggctggctcctccgtctatgcccctcgtaccagactcggtttagaaaatgtcccCGGTGGAGCTGTtcacagctagggtagctccttgagcttttctggttttattattttttaagagatgttaggcacagggaggctgctggcaacagcctccctgcttcgtgggacttaggaggggggtagtgtcaaacccttgaggttaatggccactatctctgctgacagaacactaagctcctgagggtgatgatctctAGCCCCCGAGGCAACCGCTCCTGCAACCTCCTAACCAAGCCAGAAAATTACGATGGCGAGTAGGGCACCATCGACCTGACAAGCAGGGAgctggtgagaatggcggcatcagggtgggagcacagtactGAAGCTGCACTCCGGTGGGCTCAGCGGTACTATGGTGTGGCGCTGGGAGGGgccccctgggccagtgcaataccctaacactggtcacTTCTAAGCTATCAGGGACTCTGTCTGCTGCCAGCGATCATTTACTTCAGACCTGTATAATCAAAGTGTGGGAAGACGCaccattttagggggcggagcttctcatagcAGACCcatcagctcaccagcaccattttctccctgcagatcatcacacTGAGGCGCCGACTGGGAGCGCTGCCCCTCCACAGAActtcagctatcctgtgcggtaccagcggGTTATAgagggagagtgtatattcactataACTGTGTGGTCTATTAAGGgttcacagtcagcgccaggcacttattctataactgcctactggggcgctgtgtgggtgctggctccattaactctgtttctctgaaggtacttgggggaaactgacattttcctgtgtgtgtgtgtgtgtatagtttcTCAcagtaccatgtccagggactctgtgtcttgtgctgcagaatatgtatcttccccagagtaatccattccatgtactcaggaatgtaatatgtctcagccttccgaatccgaacaCCAGTGGGTGGCTTCCataaagggaatgatatcccagatttctactaggatagcatataatgagactgaaacacaggttttgaatttatctggaggttttgtctggttctgttctcACTACCATATCAAAATCCCCTggtatagggggcgtggcttcggcggacatgaagtagcacacaggctgtgtgaCTCCAGCTAAATAATCCTGTTGCCTCATCCTGTCTCCCCCTGGGCCTGAAAACTGCCCCAAAACCTGTGTGAAGGTGAGTGGGACCCTTGTGCCACTCTGAGACCTGCTCATCAAACTCCTGCTGCAGACGGACGACATTTGTGTGCTGGGCTCCTGGGACGGATCACTCACGTGGGACACCGCCCTCCTGTCTACCCGCACTGAGTTATTGTGCACGGATGCCGCTCAGTACATTGCCTGCATCCGCCGTTGCTGCCTctcctgtgagtgactgcggccggGGAGAGCTCCGGTGAGCGCTCCTCTCCCCCCTGCTTGTGTCCGGGTGCGTGTCAGCGGGATCTCCCGCTGCGACCCTGACACATGACCCGCCGccgctctcctctctctctctcctgcggcTCTAGCCTCTGATCTCCCTCGTTGAGCCTCTGGATGGTGCGGCTGAGGAGCGGGGCTTGGAGGGGCTGTGTACttctctgtgccccctctccatTTTCTCCAGTCATAGGTGTTGCCCTGCTGTGCTCTGCGCTGTATTAACCCCTTGAGGGCCTGCTTGTGGTTCTGCCCAGTGCCCCGCACTCTAGGATCCCCTGGGGCTCAACTGGACAAGTTGCCGAGGGGCACGTTTGGCCGGGTTGCATGCTGTATGCGTCCCCTGTGCTGAGGATTCTCCTTCATGCTTCAGGGCAGACGGCGGCTGGATGTGTCTGATATACTAaaggtggtatccggactccaggtcgacagcacaaaggtcgacacacttttggtcgacacacattaggtcgacacacattaggtcgacagggtcaaaaggtcgacatggaaaaaggtcgacatgagtttttcattttttctttttttgaaccttttcatacttaacgatccacgtggactacgattggaacggtaaagtgtgccgagcgaagcggtagcggagcgaagcgagccatgcgaggggacgcggtgcactaattcgggttcccggtcactctatgaagaaaacgacacaaaaaacccataaactcatgtcgaccttttgaccctgtcgaccttttgatcctgtcgaccttttgaccctgtcgaccaattggtgtcgacctaaagtgtgtcgacctttgtgctgtcgaccctgagtcccagacccactaAAGGTCCACGTGAGCGCCTACTGgtcagttttgatatactacaTTTATCCGCGGGCAGCgactggacagttttgatatactatattGCATTGCGGGCGGAGACTGGACAATATTGATATACTGAATTCCCCTGATTCCCGCCGTCGGCAGGCTACCATGGTTAAGCAACACCAGAATGCTGCGGCTGCAGCAAAACTGGAGAAATACGCCAGAAACCCTCGAGCGCAGTCGGCCTTGTCTCCGTCACCACCGTCGCCTTCCAATAGCTCCTCTGTGGAGGCCACGGATTCGGCCCTACAGAAAGTACTGGAGGCGGTTGCTGCCAGCGAAACCCGCCTGGCAGACCAGATCGGCCAGGTCCAGGCGGACCTATCCATCATCCACCAAGACCTACAACGGGTGCGGGAGAGGGTCGGTGAGGTTGAAACACGCATCTCCATGCTGGAAGACACGGTACCACCAATTGATAGACGTACCGCTGCCCTGGAGTCCCAAATGTCGGAGGTACACAAGAAGATGACCGATATGGAGGGGAGACTGCGGCGGAACAATGTCCGCTTCGTCGGCTTGCCTGAGAAAGGAGGAGGGCGCCTCCCCAAAAAAATTTCTTGAACGCTGGTTGCGGGATGCGTTTGGAGCAGAGGAGCGCGCTCACAGAGTCCCGATGCGTCCATTGCCTCCGGGGGCGCCTCCTCGTACACTCATAGCCAAGCTCCTTCATTACCGTGATAGGGATGTGATTCTGAAATTGGCCCGTACTAAGGATCCTCTCAAGTGGAACGGATCTCCGGTCTCAGTCTTCCCTGATTTTGCCATTGATGTTCAAAAAGATAGAGCTCAATTTGTctctgtgaaacgcaggctgcgtgaactgcacatcccctatgccatgctctttccgtctaaactgcgggtggttTCAGACGGAGAAACTAAATTCTTCATGACCCCCCGCGAAGCATTGGTGTGGTTGGACAGACGCTTTCCGGCTCGGCGGGCGCTGGCCGCTGACTGATCTCCTGCACTTCGTTCCTTAATTAGGAAGTATATTGCCCCTTGCTTGTATGTTGTGCCATACATGAAGATggtctagggagggggggggggatttcctgTTGATGTTTTGAGCTGGGTTGCTGTGCTGAGTCTATACAGGCTCTCTGCTTGGCGCGTGACATCGCCGGGGTCATACGGCCATGTGTAGACGAGGAGAGTGCTGATTGCTTTCTCTGTACTTTTGTTATGTTCTATGTTATGGGTATTTGTTTTGCTGTATAGTCTAGTCTCAGATATTCTATATAGCTGGGGTTGTTGCGGGGGCCTGTGTGGGGGGTTGAATTTAGCTGGGGGCTTCTCTTGCCTTAAggtcattaaattcttggcccTCTCTTGGTTTTCGGGATAGTGGATTCTGGGGTTTTGTTTTTGTgttggggttttttgtttttttttactggtgGGATATGCATAGGTGTTTTCTGCCTTAGTTGCTATTGTTAGTGTTTAGAGAGTTTTGTTTGttagggaaccaggtatgctgcAAGTTTTAAGTGGtgtatggggtgggggtgggggttattttaggaaaattatatttttatttccATTTCCTAACATGTATTGTGTTTGTTTCTGATATGCATGTGTCACAGCTACTAACGGGCTTCGTTTCCCTTATGTGTGTTGGAGTCGGCTGGTCGCGGGTAGTTTGCTTTATTAAAGTGATGCTTTGGTTATCCACGCGATGGATAGGCTTTCTGCAgcatcctccaacccacagccGAAGAGGTCTCAGTTTGCAGACACTGTCTCTGAGCTGGGTTtggtcgatccttggagattgCGGTACCCCGATTTGAGGCAATATTCGTGTTTttcactcttccttctctaggatagacttgGCGCTCCTTTCCCGGGAGCTTTTGCCTAAGGTTCATAATGTTAAATACgagactaggggtatttcggatcactcccctatatcgctACATATCGACTTAGCTTCTCAGCGGGGACAAGCAGTGTGGCGGTTTAACTCTTtctggctgacgcatatgggtgaggggTCAGAGTTGGAGGCTAGCTGGCTAGAATTTTTTGCTTTGCATGACGACACTACTAATGTGTCTCTGCTCTGGGACACCTTTAAGGCATTTCTGAGAGATACTTTGATCAAGAGGGTGggaagtcttaaatcctcctttagaaaacatGAGGCTGAGTTGGAGGCTCGGGTCGATGCTTCAGAGTTGGCATATTTGCGGGATGGTTTGGATACTTCTAGGCTGGAATGGCTCCATGCTCGGGGGGAATGGAAGGATTATCTGTGgaggaaaacccagcacagacttctcttctcctcgcatgtccattATGCTACTGGGCACAGACCGAGCTCCTATTTGGCTAATCTTGCAAGGGGGGATCGATCCTCTCGTACAGTAGTGGAAGTATTGAACTCGGCCGGGACGGTGCTGGACCGTACCCCTCAGATTGTTGAGGAATTTGTTTCATACTATCAGGCACTATATAGCTCCAAGTTGACCTGTTCCCCGACGGAACTGTGTGATTATTTAAATAACATCCAACTGCCCCGTATTTCTAGTGAAGCCAGAGCGCTTCTTGATGCCCCTTTATCACTGGAGGAGATCGAAACGGCGACCTCTGCTTCCCCTGATGGTAAGGCCTCAGgccttgatggcatttcatcagaaCTGTATAAGAAACACTCTAAATTTTTTGCCCCTCAATTACTTAACTTATTTAATACAATCTTTGCCCAAAACATGCTTCccccatctatggcggaggcacTAATTA
Proteins encoded in this region:
- the LOC135056958 gene encoding zinc finger protein ZFP2-like produces the protein MEKDKKHKTDLIINLTLEIIYLLTGEGYTVEKKTSGEYETPSSHPCLSGGLSRIQSPIMVPPPHSLIHERHNDQKILELTHKIIQLLTGEEGEYIEEHRGLYKDVMMENHRPLTSLDGPSNRDTPERCPRPLYSQDCTEENHRIPQEDQGEQLTDMKINDIDREEETYVTDMKAEDIEGEEETYVTDMKAEDIEGEEETYVTDMKAEDIEGEEETYVTDMKAEDIEGKEETYVTDMKAEDIEGKEETYVTDMKAEDIEGEEETYVTDMKAEDTEGEEETYVTDMKAEDIEREETYMTDMKAEDTEGEEETYVTDMKAEDTEGEEETYVRGDQQCKEEEIPTDISTDGHKSRTISEGHLMLSPDWEIKDNDIIQDSPGADPITPIVHPALSADPSDPGKCSPDHSDIGASVTALTVDTVFPCSIDAKCFTPNTKLITHQSAKADERPFPCAECGKCFPCNSALVAHLRIHTGERPFPCSVCGKCFTWKSVLVTHQKTHTGERPFPCSECGKCFTLKSNLVKHERSHTGERPFPCSVCGKWFTHKSYLVTHQRSHTGEKPFPCSECGKCFTHKSVLVTHQRSHTGDNPFPCSECGKCFTHKSVLVTHHRSHTGEKPFKCSECGKCFTHKSVLVTHQRSHTCEKPFPCSECGKCFTAKSKLVIHQRTHTGEKPFKCSECGKCFTKASYLVIHQRSHIGEEPFSCSECGKCFTKASYLVIHQRSHTGKEQFSCSECEKCFANKSALVIHQRSHTGEKPFPCSECGKCFTWKSALVIHQRLHTVVKPFACSECGKCYTTSSQLVIHQRNHTGEKPFPCSECGKCFKAKSRLVRHQRSHTGEKPFACTECGKYFAQKSHLIRHQRSHR